In Pseudomonas lutea, the genomic stretch CGCCCGGGACATGCTCGCCAGTAGCAGTGGGCACACCCGACTGGAGCGCTTTAGCCTTGGCGCCAGCCTGGGTCAGTGCTGCGGCGGGGTGAATGTCCTGCTGTTTGAACCGATGGGCCAGCCCCAGGCGCATATCGCTGTGTTCGGTGCCGGTCACGTCGGTCGTGCGCTGGTGCCCTTGCTTGCCAGCCTGCCCTGCCGGGTGCGCTGGATCGATTCTCGCGAGGGTGAATTTCCAGCGCATCTGCCTGAGGGCGTGACGCAGGTCCTCACCGAGGACGTCATCGAAGAAGTCGACAATCTACCGGCCGGCAGCTATTGCATCGTCATGACCCACAACCATCAACTGGACCTGGAGTTGGCCGCAGCGATCCTCAAGCGCGGTGACTTCGGCTATTTCGGGCTGATTGGCTCGAAAACCAAACGCGTCAAATTCGAACACCGCTTGCGTGATCGTGGCTTCGACGCCGCTGCGCTGCAGCGCATGCGTTGCCCGATGGGCCTGACCGAGGTCAAAGGCAAGCTGCCCATGGAAATCGCCGTGTCCATCGCCGGCGAAGTGATTGCCACCTACAACGCTCATTTCGGCGAGCACAGCGTGTCCGCCGAACCTGTCGCCCGTCTGCTGCCGGCCTCACGCCGCAGCCTGACGCCCTGAATCCCTGAAGAACGAATCCAGACATGACCACCCCTCTGTCCCAAGCACTGCCCCAAGCACTGCCCCACGCTAAAAAAGCTTACCGCGCTGCGATTGTGCACAGCCTCGCTGACCCCGCCGAGGTGGGCGTGGAGGCGTCGTACGAATACTTCGCAGACGGCCTGATGCTGGTTGAAGACGGTCGTATCGTCGCGCTCGGCGATGCAGAAGACTTGCTGGCCACGCTCGCCGACGACGTCGAAGTGGTGGCCTATGACGACGCGCTCATTACCGCGGGCTTCATCGACACCCATATCCATCTGCCGCAGACCGGCATGATCGGGTCCTACGGCGAGCAGTTGCTTGACTGGCTCAACACCTACGTTTTCCCCTGCGAAAAGCAGTTCGAAGACCCCGAGCACTCGGCGCAGGTCGCCGACATCTTTCTCAACGAATTGCTGCGCAACGGCACCACCACGGCGCTGGTGTTCGGCAGCCGTCACAAGGCGTCGGTGGAGGCGCTGTTCAGTGCCGCCGAAAAGCTCAATCTGCGGCTGATCGCCGGCAAGGTGATGATGGACCGCAACGCGCCGGATTATCTGGTGGACACCGCGCAGTCCAGCTATGACGACAGCAAGGCGCTGATCGAGCGCTGGCATGGCAAGGGCCGGTTGCATTACGCGGTGACGCCACGGTTTGCGCCGACCAGCACGCCGGAGCAAATGACTCTCGCCGGCCAACTGTTGACCGAATACCCGGATCTTTACCTGCAGACCCACATCAGTGAAAACCTGAAAGAGATCGAATGGGTCAAGGCGCTGTTCCCCGAGCACAAAAACTACCTGGACGTGTACGACCATTTCAACTTGCTGGGCCAACGCTCGGTGTTCGCCCACGGCGTTCATTTGTGCGACGAGGAATGTGAGCGCCTGGCCGAAACCGGGTCGGCCATTGCCTTCTGCCCGACGTCGAACCTGTTTCTGGGCAGCGGGCTGTTCGATTTGCCGATGGCGGAGCGGCACAAGGTCAACGTCGGCCTGGGCACCGATGTTGGCGCGGGGACCAGTTTTTCGCTGCTGCACACATTGAACGAGGCTTATAAGGTCATGCAGTTGCAGGGAGCGAGGCTGAGCCCGTTCAAATCACTGTACCTGGCGACTCTTGGCGGGGCTCGCGCACTGCGGCTGGAAGACAAGATCGGCAACCTGCAGGCGGGCAGCGAAGCGGATTTCGTGGTGCTGGATTTCAACGCCACACCGCTGCTGTCGTACCGCATGAAACAGGCGACGAGCATCGAAGAGCAGCTGTTTGTGTTGATGACGCTGGGCGACGACCGCACCGTCAGCGAAACGTATTCGGCAGGGGTGTTGGTGCATAAGCGGTAAGGCAGCGCCGCGAACGGTAGAAGCGCTTGCCTGCGAATGCGGTGTGTCAGCCGACATTGATGTCGCAGGCCCGCCGCTTCGCGACCGTCGTAACCTCCGATTGCTCCTACAGAGATTTGCGTTCAATGCGGATTGGATGAGCGTCAGAAAGTGTAGGAGATTCGTCGTCGTCCAGACGCCGCGCTGTCGCGCAGCAAACATGGTCCATGTGGGAATGAGCTTGCCCGCGAAGGCATTCTTTCAGCCGCCGCGTGTATGGCTGACCCACCGTGTTCGCGGGCAAGCGCGCTCCTACAGGTCCTTGGCCAGATCAACCATTCGCGAATACCACCAACCACTGTAGGAGTGAGCTTGCTCGCGATGGCATTCTTTCAGCCACCGCGTGCATGGCTGACCCACCGTGTTCGCGGGCAAGCGCGCTCCTACAGGTCCTTGGCCAGATCAACCATTCGCGAATACCACCAACCACTGTAGGAGTGAGCTTGCTCGCGATGGCACTCTTTCAGCCACCGCATGCATTGCTGACCCGAGGCAATCGTGAGCAAGCTCACTCCCACAGGTGCTGCAGCGAACGGCTGGGGTCAGGCCGCGGTGCTGCGGCCTGCTTTTTTCTTTGGCAGCATCAGGTGCGAGAACACGGCGTGGAGGTCGTCCGAGGCGCTGTCTTCGTCGAGGTTGAGTTTGCTGTCGATGTGATCCATGTGATGCATCATCAGGTCGACGGCCAGCGCCGCGTCGCGGGCTTCGATGGCGTCGATCAACTGGGTATGTTCGTCGTACGAGCAATGCGAGCGATTGCCGCTTTCGTACTGGGCGATGATCAGCGAGGTCTGCGACACCAGGCTGCGCTGGAAACTGATCAACGGCGCGTTTTTCGCCGCTTCCGCCAGTTTCAGATGAAATTCCCCGGACAGGCGAATACCTGCGCCACGATCCCCTTTGGCAAAGCTGTCACGTTCATCGCTGACCATCTGCCGCAGCTCGCCCAACTGCTCGGCAGTGGCGTGCTCGACGGCCAGTTCAGTGATGGCCTTTTCCACCAGGCGCCGGGCGAAGAACACCTGACGCGCTTCTTCAACACTGGGGCTGGCGACCACAGCGCCACGGTTGGGACGCAGCAACACCACGCCTTCATGGGCCAGACGCGACAATGCGCGGCGGATGATGGTGCGGCTCACGCCGAAGATCTCACCGAGGGCTTCTTCACTCAATTTGGTGCCTGGCGCGAGGCGCTGTTCGAGAATGGCCTCGAAGATATGCGCGTAGACGATGTCGTCCTGGGTTCCGCTGCGGCCGGACTTGGTCGGACGCGGGTGTTTCTTGAGGGGTTGCAACTGATCGTTCATGGGCACTCGTGGGAACAGAATCCGGCGCTGGGCCTTGCCGTGATCAGGGCGGGTACGACCACTGTTGAAGCAACCAATAGCAGATATCCCGGCAAAGTCACAGTAAAAGTAATGGCGCATTGTACACAGCCG encodes the following:
- the xdhC gene encoding xanthine dehydrogenase accessory protein XdhC, giving the protein MNNWISALADLQRQGEACVLVTIIEERGSTPRNAGSKMVVSAERIFDTIGGGHLEFKAMEIARDMLASSSGHTRLERFSLGASLGQCCGGVNVLLFEPMGQPQAHIAVFGAGHVGRALVPLLASLPCRVRWIDSREGEFPAHLPEGVTQVLTEDVIEEVDNLPAGSYCIVMTHNHQLDLELAAAILKRGDFGYFGLIGSKTKRVKFEHRLRDRGFDAAALQRMRCPMGLTEVKGKLPMEIAVSIAGEVIATYNAHFGEHSVSAEPVARLLPASRRSLTP
- the guaD gene encoding guanine deaminase, producing the protein MTTPLSQALPQALPHAKKAYRAAIVHSLADPAEVGVEASYEYFADGLMLVEDGRIVALGDAEDLLATLADDVEVVAYDDALITAGFIDTHIHLPQTGMIGSYGEQLLDWLNTYVFPCEKQFEDPEHSAQVADIFLNELLRNGTTTALVFGSRHKASVEALFSAAEKLNLRLIAGKVMMDRNAPDYLVDTAQSSYDDSKALIERWHGKGRLHYAVTPRFAPTSTPEQMTLAGQLLTEYPDLYLQTHISENLKEIEWVKALFPEHKNYLDVYDHFNLLGQRSVFAHGVHLCDEECERLAETGSAIAFCPTSNLFLGSGLFDLPMAERHKVNVGLGTDVGAGTSFSLLHTLNEAYKVMQLQGARLSPFKSLYLATLGGARALRLEDKIGNLQAGSEADFVVLDFNATPLLSYRMKQATSIEEQLFVLMTLGDDRTVSETYSAGVLVHKR
- a CDS encoding GntR family transcriptional regulator — protein: MNDQLQPLKKHPRPTKSGRSGTQDDIVYAHIFEAILEQRLAPGTKLSEEALGEIFGVSRTIIRRALSRLAHEGVVLLRPNRGAVVASPSVEEARQVFFARRLVEKAITELAVEHATAEQLGELRQMVSDERDSFAKGDRGAGIRLSGEFHLKLAEAAKNAPLISFQRSLVSQTSLIIAQYESGNRSHCSYDEHTQLIDAIEARDAALAVDLMMHHMDHIDSKLNLDEDSASDDLHAVFSHLMLPKKKAGRSTAA